A genomic window from Streptomyces mirabilis includes:
- a CDS encoding cytochrome bc complex cytochrome b subunit — protein MGAGEINSGRGQGTSRAGRRDETPGGERLADWADGRLGLYALAKANMRKVFPDHWSFMLGEVCLYSFLILILTGVYLTLFFEPSASEVVYHGPYEPLNGILMTRAYESTLHISFEVRGGLLVRQIHHWAAIVFLAGMLVHMMRVFFTGAFRKPREVNWLFGWTLLMLGLITGLTGYSLPDDLLSGTGVRFAQGAILSVPIVGTYLSFFLFGGEFPGHDIIPRFFPIHVLLLPGIMLGLVVAHLILVFYHKHTQYPGPGRDQKSVVGMPFMPVYMAKAGGFFFLVFGVLSLMGAIATVNPVWAFGPYRPDLVTTGAQPDWYLGFSEGLIRVMPGWEINAWGHTLQLGVFIPFSLFPLIMTAIAVYPFIEAWITGDRREHHILDRPRNVPTRTGLGVAWLTLYGVLLVGGGNDLWATHFHLSINAITWFVRISFFVAPALAFVVTRRICMGLQRRDRDKVLHGRESGVIRMLPHGEYVEVHEPLTPAQRFTLTQHEQPPPYEVGPLVDANGVTRRVGPGRRLRARLARAMYGPDTQIPKPTPEEYRELTGGEHHH, from the coding sequence ATGGGCGCGGGAGAGATCAACTCCGGTCGGGGGCAAGGAACTTCACGTGCGGGGCGAAGGGACGAGACGCCAGGGGGCGAGCGGCTGGCGGACTGGGCCGACGGACGCCTCGGCCTCTACGCGCTGGCCAAGGCCAACATGCGCAAGGTCTTCCCGGACCACTGGTCCTTCATGCTCGGCGAGGTCTGCCTCTACAGCTTCCTGATCCTGATCCTGACCGGCGTCTACCTCACGCTCTTCTTCGAGCCGAGCGCCTCCGAGGTCGTCTACCACGGCCCGTACGAACCGCTCAACGGCATCCTCATGACCCGCGCCTACGAGTCCACCCTCCACATCAGCTTCGAGGTGCGCGGCGGACTCCTGGTCCGGCAGATCCACCACTGGGCGGCGATCGTCTTCCTCGCCGGGATGCTCGTGCACATGATGCGCGTCTTCTTCACCGGCGCGTTCCGCAAGCCCCGCGAGGTCAACTGGCTGTTCGGCTGGACCCTGCTGATGCTCGGCCTGATCACCGGCCTGACCGGCTACTCGCTCCCCGACGACCTGCTCTCCGGCACCGGCGTCCGCTTCGCCCAGGGCGCGATCCTGTCGGTCCCGATCGTGGGAACGTACCTCTCCTTCTTCCTCTTCGGAGGCGAGTTCCCGGGCCACGACATCATTCCGCGCTTCTTCCCGATCCACGTCCTCCTGCTGCCGGGCATCATGCTGGGCCTGGTGGTCGCCCATCTCATCCTGGTCTTCTACCACAAGCACACGCAGTACCCGGGGCCCGGACGCGACCAGAAGTCCGTCGTCGGGATGCCGTTCATGCCGGTGTACATGGCCAAGGCGGGCGGGTTCTTCTTCCTCGTCTTCGGGGTGCTGTCGCTGATGGGGGCGATCGCGACCGTCAACCCCGTCTGGGCCTTCGGCCCCTACCGGCCGGACCTGGTGACGACCGGCGCGCAGCCCGACTGGTACCTCGGCTTCTCCGAGGGGCTCATCCGGGTGATGCCGGGATGGGAGATCAACGCGTGGGGCCACACCCTCCAACTGGGTGTGTTCATCCCCTTCTCCCTCTTCCCGCTGATCATGACCGCCATCGCGGTCTACCCGTTCATCGAGGCGTGGATCACCGGGGACAGACGGGAACACCACATCCTGGACCGGCCGCGCAACGTCCCCACCCGCACCGGGCTCGGTGTCGCCTGGCTGACGCTGTACGGAGTGCTCCTGGTCGGCGGTGGCAACGACCTGTGGGCCACCCACTTCCACCTCTCCATCAACGCCATCACCTGGTTCGTACGGATCTCCTTCTTCGTCGCCCCGGCCCTCGCCTTCGTCGTCACGCGCCGGATCTGCATGGGACTCCAGCGACGGGACCGCGACAAGGTGCTGCACGGAAGGGAGTCCGGCGTCATCCGGATGCTTCCGCACGGCGAGTACGTCGAGGTGCACGAACCGCTCACACCGGCGCAGCGGTTCACGCTCACCCAGCACGAGCAGCCCCCGCCGTACGAGGTGGGACCGCTCGTGGACGCCAACGGCGTCACCCGCCGGGTCGGCCCCGGCCGCAGGCTGCGCGCCCGGCTCGCCCGCGCCATGTACGGGCCCGACACCCAGATCCCGAAGCCGACGCCGGAGGAGTACCGGGAGCTCACCGGCGGCGAGCACCACCACTGA
- a CDS encoding TetR/AcrR family transcriptional regulator, with protein MPTKKKPQVTATPERRRELLDTAAEVFAEQGYNATTVRKIADEAGMLAGSLYYHFDSKESMLEEILRTFLDELWEGYDAVLDAELGPRRTLEALVTESFREIDRHRAAVAIYQKESRHLAAQQRFAFLADSQRNFEKAWLSTLERGVAAEVFRADLDIRLTYRFVRDTVWVAASWYRPGGQHSPEEIARQYLSMVLDGISVRE; from the coding sequence GTGCCTACCAAGAAGAAGCCCCAGGTGACCGCAACCCCCGAGCGGCGCCGCGAACTCCTCGACACCGCCGCCGAGGTCTTCGCCGAGCAGGGCTACAACGCCACCACCGTACGCAAGATCGCGGACGAGGCCGGGATGCTCGCGGGCAGCCTCTACTACCACTTCGACTCCAAGGAATCGATGCTGGAGGAGATCCTGCGGACCTTCCTCGACGAGCTCTGGGAGGGCTACGACGCCGTCCTGGACGCCGAACTCGGCCCGCGCCGGACGCTGGAGGCCCTGGTCACCGAGTCGTTCCGGGAGATAGACCGGCACCGTGCCGCCGTCGCCATCTACCAGAAGGAGTCCCGGCACCTCGCCGCCCAGCAGCGCTTCGCCTTCCTCGCCGACTCGCAGCGCAACTTCGAGAAGGCGTGGCTGAGCACGCTGGAGCGCGGCGTGGCCGCCGAGGTCTTCCGGGCCGACCTCGACATCCGGCTCACCTACCGCTTCGTGCGCGACACCGTGTGGGTCGCCGCGTCCTGGTACCGGCCCGGCGGACAGCACAGCCCCGAGGAGATCGCCCGGCAGTACCTGTCGATGGTGCTGGACGGCATCTCCGTACGCGAATAG
- a CDS encoding SIMPL domain-containing protein codes for MTQTMDEPWGLSVFGAGSVRAEPQLVWVKLAVDVLEPSPDKAFQEAGSAVSRLRETLRGHGIPDASVSGSKLSFQSEYDGYGTGRTFLGYRCQASYVIEIETIDDLQRLIVDAVDAGANRVDDVVFDVRDKPALRDEARRRAVDAARRKAEVYAEAAGVPLGTVLHIQDVDAESWEMRGPRGHGGGGESSEGDLAPGMVEVHAGVLLGFSLGR; via the coding sequence ATGACTCAGACCATGGATGAGCCGTGGGGCCTCAGTGTGTTCGGTGCGGGAAGCGTGCGGGCGGAACCTCAGCTGGTGTGGGTGAAGTTGGCGGTCGACGTGCTGGAGCCGTCGCCCGACAAGGCGTTCCAGGAGGCGGGCTCGGCGGTGTCCCGCCTGCGCGAGACACTGCGCGGACACGGGATACCGGACGCGTCGGTCTCCGGATCCAAGCTGTCGTTCCAGTCCGAGTACGACGGCTACGGAACCGGCCGCACGTTCCTCGGCTACCGCTGCCAGGCCTCGTACGTCATCGAGATCGAGACGATCGACGACCTGCAGCGGCTCATCGTCGACGCGGTCGACGCGGGCGCGAACCGGGTCGACGACGTCGTCTTCGACGTACGCGACAAGCCCGCGCTGCGCGACGAGGCCCGGCGCCGGGCGGTGGACGCGGCCCGCCGCAAGGCGGAGGTGTACGCGGAGGCGGCGGGCGTCCCGCTGGGCACGGTGCTGCACATCCAGGACGTGGACGCCGAGTCGTGGGAAATGCGCGGTCCCCGGGGACACGGCGGTGGCGGCGAAAGCTCGGAGGGCGACCTGGCACCCGGCATGGTCGAGGTCCACGCGGGCGTACTGCTGGGCTTCTCGCTCGGCCGCTGA
- a CDS encoding NAD(P)H-dependent flavin oxidoreductase — protein sequence METALTRLVGVRHPVVQTGMGWVAGPRLVSAAANAGALGILASATMTLDHLREAIREVRSRTDAPFGVNLRADAGDAGERVRIIVDEGVRVASFALAPSRELIAELKEAGVVVVPSVGARRHAEKVAAWGADAVIVQGGEGGGHTGEVATTVLLPQVVDAVDIPVVAAGGFHDGRGLVAALAYGAAGIAMGTRFLLTSDSTVPAAVKAMYLAATVRDVTVTTAVDGLPHRMLRTDFVDSLERSGRARALAQAVRRAAGFRRLSGLSWSRMVRDGLAMKHGKELTWSQVLLAANTPMLLKSSMVDGRTDLGVMASGQVAGLIEDLPSCKELVDRVMAEARETLGALAVVGASMPG from the coding sequence ATGGAGACCGCGCTCACCCGCCTCGTCGGTGTCCGTCACCCCGTCGTGCAGACCGGTATGGGCTGGGTCGCGGGCCCCCGCCTGGTGTCGGCGGCGGCGAACGCGGGGGCGCTGGGCATCCTGGCCTCCGCGACGATGACCCTCGACCATCTGAGAGAGGCCATACGCGAGGTCAGGTCCCGTACGGACGCGCCGTTCGGGGTGAATCTGCGCGCCGACGCCGGGGACGCGGGCGAGCGGGTACGGATCATCGTCGACGAGGGGGTACGGGTCGCGTCCTTCGCCCTCGCGCCCTCCCGCGAGCTGATCGCCGAGCTGAAGGAGGCGGGCGTGGTCGTCGTCCCCTCCGTCGGTGCGCGCCGGCACGCCGAGAAGGTGGCCGCCTGGGGCGCGGACGCGGTGATCGTGCAGGGCGGCGAGGGCGGCGGCCACACCGGCGAGGTCGCGACGACGGTGCTGCTGCCGCAGGTGGTGGACGCGGTGGACATCCCGGTGGTCGCGGCGGGCGGTTTCCACGACGGGCGGGGACTGGTCGCGGCGCTGGCGTACGGGGCGGCGGGCATCGCCATGGGCACCCGTTTCCTGCTCACCTCGGACTCGACGGTCCCGGCCGCGGTGAAGGCGATGTACCTGGCGGCGACGGTCAGGGACGTCACGGTCACGACGGCCGTGGACGGCCTCCCCCATCGCATGCTGCGTACGGACTTCGTCGACTCCTTGGAGAGGTCCGGCCGCGCGAGGGCCCTCGCACAGGCCGTCCGCCGGGCCGCCGGGTTCCGGAGGCTGTCCGGGCTCTCCTGGTCGCGGATGGTTCGCGACGGTCTCGCCATGAAGCACGGCAAGGAGCTGACCTGGAGCCAGGTACTGCTCGCCGCGAACACACCGATGCTCCTGAAGTCGTCGATGGTGGACGGGCGCACGGACCTGGGGGTGATGGCCTCGGGACAGGTCGCGGGGCTGATCGAGGACCTGCCGTCGTGCAAGGAACTGGTCGACCGGGTGATGGCGGAAGCCCGGGAAACTCTCGGTGCCCTGGCGGTCGTGGGTGCTTCCATGCCCGGATGA
- a CDS encoding acetyl-CoA C-acetyltransferase: MAEAYIVEAVRTPVGRRGGGLSGVHPADLGAHVLKALVERSGVDPAAVEDVVFGCLDTVGPQAGDIARTCWLAAGLPEEVPGVTVDRQCGSSQQAVHFAAQGVLSGTQDLVVAGGVQNMSQIPIAFASRQAAEPLGLTEGPFAGSEGWRARYGDLPVNQFAGAEMIAAKWGISRRDQEEFALRSHRRAIRAIDEGRFARETVAYGEVTADEGPRRDTSLEKMAGLKPVVEGGTITAACSSQVSDGAAAMLLASERAVREHGLTPRARVHHLSVRGEDPIRMLSAPIPATAYALKKTGMSLDAIDLVEINEAFAPVVLAWLKETGADPEKVNVNGGAIALGHPLGATGVKLMTTLLHELERAGGRFGLQTMCEGGGQANVTIIELL, translated from the coding sequence ATGGCCGAGGCCTACATCGTCGAAGCGGTCCGTACGCCCGTCGGGCGGCGCGGGGGAGGCCTGAGCGGTGTCCACCCGGCCGACCTCGGCGCGCACGTCCTCAAGGCGCTGGTCGAGCGCTCCGGAGTGGACCCGGCCGCCGTGGAGGACGTCGTCTTCGGCTGTCTGGACACCGTGGGGCCTCAGGCCGGGGACATCGCCCGCACCTGCTGGCTGGCGGCCGGACTCCCCGAGGAGGTGCCGGGCGTCACCGTCGACCGGCAGTGCGGCTCCTCCCAGCAGGCCGTGCACTTCGCCGCCCAGGGCGTCCTGTCCGGCACCCAGGACCTGGTGGTCGCGGGCGGAGTGCAGAACATGAGCCAGATCCCCATCGCCTTCGCCTCCCGCCAGGCCGCCGAACCCCTCGGCCTCACCGAAGGCCCCTTCGCGGGCAGCGAGGGCTGGCGGGCGCGCTACGGCGACCTGCCCGTCAACCAGTTCGCCGGCGCCGAGATGATCGCCGCCAAGTGGGGCATCAGCCGTCGCGACCAGGAGGAGTTCGCCCTCCGTTCGCACCGGCGGGCGATCCGCGCCATCGACGAGGGCCGCTTCGCCCGCGAGACCGTGGCCTACGGCGAGGTCACCGCCGACGAGGGCCCGCGCCGGGACACCTCACTGGAGAAGATGGCGGGCCTGAAGCCGGTCGTCGAGGGCGGCACCATCACCGCCGCCTGCTCCTCCCAGGTCTCCGACGGCGCCGCCGCGATGCTGCTCGCCTCCGAGCGGGCGGTACGGGAGCACGGGCTGACCCCGCGCGCCCGCGTCCACCACCTCTCCGTACGCGGCGAGGACCCCATCCGCATGCTGTCCGCGCCCATCCCGGCCACCGCGTACGCCCTGAAGAAGACCGGCATGTCCCTCGACGCCATCGACCTCGTCGAGATCAACGAAGCCTTCGCCCCGGTCGTCCTCGCCTGGCTCAAGGAGACCGGCGCCGACCCGGAGAAGGTCAACGTCAACGGCGGCGCCATCGCCCTGGGGCATCCGTTGGGGGCGACGGGCGTGAAGCTGATGACGACGCTCCTGCACGAACTGGAGCGCGCCGGCGGCCGTTTCGGCCTCCAGACGATGTGCGAGGGCGGCGGCCAGGCGAACGTGACGATCATCGAACTGCTCTGA
- a CDS encoding SDR family oxidoreductase: MSDVESPVYVSGHGLLTGRTAVITAAAGAGIGGATARRFLEEGARVVISDAHVRRLKESEEALAAEFGAANVASLPCDVTDEQQVEALFALAGELHDGLDIVVNNAGLGGTCALVDMTDEQWSRVLDVTLNGTFRCTRAALRRFRDQGGGGVVVNNASVVGWRAQAGQAHYAAAKAGVMALTRCAAVEAAEYGVRVNAVSPSLAMHPHLVKVTTPELLEELTGREAFGRHAQPWEVANVMVFLASGYSSYMTGEVVSVSSQHA; encoded by the coding sequence ATGAGCGACGTCGAGAGTCCGGTGTACGTCAGCGGGCACGGGCTGCTGACCGGGCGCACCGCCGTCATCACCGCCGCCGCGGGCGCGGGCATCGGCGGGGCGACGGCGCGCAGGTTCCTGGAGGAGGGGGCGCGGGTGGTCATCAGTGACGCCCATGTCCGCCGCCTCAAGGAGAGCGAAGAGGCCCTCGCCGCGGAGTTCGGCGCGGCGAACGTCGCCTCGCTGCCGTGCGACGTGACGGACGAGCAGCAGGTGGAAGCGCTCTTCGCGCTGGCGGGAGAGCTCCACGACGGCCTGGACATCGTCGTCAACAACGCCGGCCTCGGCGGCACTTGTGCCCTCGTCGACATGACCGACGAGCAGTGGTCGAGAGTGCTGGACGTGACACTGAACGGCACGTTCCGGTGCACCCGGGCCGCCCTGCGCCGTTTCCGGGACCAGGGCGGCGGCGGAGTCGTCGTCAACAACGCCTCCGTCGTCGGCTGGCGCGCCCAGGCCGGTCAGGCGCACTACGCCGCCGCCAAGGCGGGCGTCATGGCGCTCACCCGGTGCGCGGCCGTCGAGGCCGCCGAGTACGGGGTGCGCGTCAACGCGGTGTCACCGAGTCTCGCCATGCACCCGCACCTGGTGAAGGTGACCACGCCCGAGCTCCTGGAGGAACTGACGGGCCGCGAGGCCTTCGGCCGCCACGCGCAGCCCTGGGAGGTGGCCAACGTGATGGTGTTCCTGGCGTCCGGCTACTCCTCGTACATGACCGGCGAAGTCGTCTCCGTCAGCAGCCAACATGCGTAG
- a CDS encoding acyl-CoA dehydrogenase family protein — MDLTLSPADEAFRAEARTWLAAHVPRTPLPSLETEEGFAAHRVWEAELAADRWSVVSWPRVYGGRDAGIVRWLVFEEEYYAAGAPGRVGQNGINLLAPTLFDHGTERQRARILPSMASGEVVWAQAWSEPEAGSDLASLTSRAVRTDGGWLLSGQKTWSSRAAFADRAFGLFRSEPGTSRPHQGLTYLMFDLRAPGVTVRPIGRLDGRPAFAEVFLDEVFVPDEDVIGEPGGGWRVAMSTAGNERGLTLRSPGRFLAAADRLEALWRSRADPSDTALRDRVADAVIGARAYQLFTYANASRFLDGAAVGPEASLNKVFWSEYDIALHETALDLLGPDGESADTDWSEGYVFSLAGPIYAGTNEIQRDIIAERLLGLPKGRR; from the coding sequence ATGGATCTGACCCTCTCCCCCGCCGACGAGGCCTTCCGCGCCGAGGCCCGGACCTGGCTCGCCGCCCATGTGCCACGGACGCCCCTCCCGTCCCTGGAGACCGAGGAGGGCTTCGCGGCGCACCGCGTGTGGGAGGCCGAACTCGCCGCGGACCGCTGGTCGGTGGTGTCCTGGCCGCGGGTGTACGGCGGCCGGGACGCGGGCATCGTGCGCTGGCTGGTGTTCGAGGAGGAGTACTACGCGGCGGGCGCGCCGGGCCGGGTCGGCCAGAACGGCATCAACCTCCTGGCGCCCACCCTCTTCGACCACGGCACGGAACGACAGCGCGCCCGGATCCTGCCCTCCATGGCCAGCGGGGAGGTCGTCTGGGCGCAGGCGTGGTCCGAGCCGGAGGCGGGATCCGACCTGGCCTCGCTCACCTCGCGCGCGGTGCGTACGGACGGGGGCTGGCTGCTGAGCGGGCAGAAGACCTGGTCGTCGCGGGCCGCCTTCGCCGACCGCGCGTTCGGTCTCTTCCGCAGTGAGCCGGGCACATCGAGGCCCCATCAGGGCCTGACCTATCTGATGTTCGACCTGCGCGCGCCCGGGGTCACCGTGCGCCCCATCGGCCGCCTGGACGGCAGACCGGCCTTCGCCGAGGTCTTTCTCGACGAGGTCTTCGTCCCGGACGAGGACGTGATCGGCGAGCCGGGCGGGGGCTGGCGGGTCGCCATGTCGACGGCGGGCAACGAACGGGGGCTGACGCTGCGTTCACCGGGCCGCTTCCTCGCCGCCGCGGACCGGCTGGAGGCCCTGTGGCGCAGCCGCGCCGACCCCTCGGACACGGCGCTGCGCGACCGGGTGGCCGACGCGGTGATCGGCGCCCGCGCCTACCAGCTCTTCACCTACGCCAACGCCTCCCGCTTCCTCGACGGCGCGGCCGTGGGCCCGGAGGCCAGCCTGAACAAGGTCTTCTGGTCCGAGTACGACATCGCGCTGCACGAGACGGCCCTCGACCTCCTCGGCCCGGACGGCGAGTCGGCGGACACGGACTGGTCCGAGGGGTACGTCTTCTCGCTCGCCGGTCCGATCTACGCCGGCACCAACGAGATCCAGCGCGACATCATCGCCGAGCGCCTGCTCGGCCTCCCGAAGGGCCGCCGCTGA
- a CDS encoding enoyl-CoA hydratase family protein, whose product MGVSTSSPEKGISVVTVDFPPVNALPVRGWFDLADALRAAGRDPGVRCVVLTAEGRGFNAGVDIKEMQRETRDSGGHRALIGANRGCFEAFAAVYECEVPVVAAVHGFCLGGGIGLVGNADAIVASEDATFGLPELDRGALGAATHLARLVPGHLVRALYYTSRTATAAELHAHGSVWRVVPRGELLGAALELAREIAAKDGELIRLAKAALNGIDPVDVRRSYRFEQGFTFEANLGGVADRVRDTFGKEEVDR is encoded by the coding sequence CCCGCCGGTGAACGCGCTGCCGGTGCGCGGCTGGTTCGACCTGGCCGACGCCCTGCGCGCGGCGGGCCGCGACCCCGGCGTCCGGTGCGTCGTGCTGACGGCCGAGGGGCGCGGTTTCAACGCGGGCGTGGACATCAAGGAGATGCAGCGCGAGACCAGGGACAGTGGGGGCCATCGCGCACTCATAGGGGCGAACCGCGGCTGTTTCGAGGCCTTCGCCGCGGTCTACGAGTGCGAGGTCCCCGTCGTCGCGGCGGTGCACGGCTTCTGTCTGGGCGGCGGGATCGGGCTGGTGGGGAACGCGGACGCGATCGTGGCGAGCGAGGACGCCACGTTCGGCCTGCCCGAGCTGGACCGCGGCGCCCTCGGCGCGGCCACGCATCTGGCCCGCCTGGTCCCGGGCCACCTGGTGCGCGCGCTGTACTACACCTCGCGCACGGCGACCGCAGCCGAGCTGCACGCGCACGGCTCGGTGTGGCGGGTCGTGCCGCGCGGGGAACTCCTGGGCGCCGCGCTGGAGCTGGCGCGTGAGATCGCCGCCAAGGACGGCGAGCTGATCCGGCTCGCGAAGGCCGCGCTCAACGGCATCGACCCCGTGGACGTGCGCCGCAGCTACCGATTCGAGCAGGGCTTCACCTTCGAGGCGAACCTCGGCGGGGTCGCCGACCGTGTCCGCGACACCTTCGGAAAGGAGGAGGTCGACAGGTGA
- a CDS encoding CoA-transferase subunit beta — MSPASTPAPGAPAAAVTRAEYCVIACAEAWRDNGEVLASPMGPIPSIGARLAQRTFSPDLLLTDGEAMLVGLDGTPEGWLPYRRHLAMVTGGRRHVMMGASQLDRFGNQNISCVGDWSRPTRQLLGVRGAPVNTLNNPTSYWVPRHSPRVFVERVDMVCGVGYDRAAAAGPSATRFHRIPRVVSDLGVFDFATSDHSMRLASLHPGVTVEQVREATGFELSVPDEVPRTREPTPEELRLIREVIDPGGARDREVRS, encoded by the coding sequence ATGAGCCCCGCGTCCACTCCCGCCCCCGGCGCCCCCGCAGCCGCGGTCACCCGCGCCGAGTACTGCGTGATCGCCTGCGCCGAGGCCTGGCGGGACAACGGCGAGGTCCTCGCCAGCCCCATGGGCCCCATCCCCTCCATCGGCGCCCGTCTCGCCCAGCGCACCTTCTCCCCCGATCTGCTGCTGACCGACGGCGAGGCGATGCTCGTCGGCCTCGACGGCACTCCGGAGGGCTGGCTGCCGTACCGGCGGCACCTGGCCATGGTCACCGGCGGACGTCGGCACGTGATGATGGGCGCGAGCCAGCTCGACCGCTTCGGCAACCAGAACATCTCCTGCGTCGGGGACTGGTCCAGGCCCACGCGCCAGCTGCTCGGCGTGCGCGGCGCGCCGGTCAACACCCTGAACAACCCGACCAGTTACTGGGTCCCCAGGCACTCGCCGCGCGTCTTCGTCGAGCGGGTCGACATGGTGTGCGGGGTGGGGTACGACCGTGCCGCCGCCGCGGGCCCGAGCGCCACCCGTTTTCATCGCATCCCGCGCGTGGTGAGCGACCTCGGTGTCTTCGACTTCGCCACGTCCGACCACTCGATGCGGCTCGCCTCACTGCACCCGGGCGTCACCGTGGAGCAGGTGCGGGAGGCGACGGGCTTTGAGCTGTCGGTGCCCGACGAGGTGCCCCGCACCCGTGAACCGACGCCCGAGGAACTGAGACTGATCCGCGAGGTCATCGATCCGGGCGGCGCCCGGGATCGAGAGGTCAGGAGCTGA
- a CDS encoding CoA transferase subunit A codes for MSDKTMTTDEVVSRLHSGMTLGIGGWGSRRKPMALVRALLRTKITDLTVVSYGGPDVGLLAAAGRIHRLVTAFTTLDSIPLEPHYRAARERGAFELTEVDEAMFMWGLHAAANRLPFLPVRAGLGSDVMRVNPGLRTVTSPYADASSGVREELVAMPALRLDAALVHMNRADRLGNGQYLGPDPYFDDLFCEAADAAYVSCERVVDTAELTKEAAPQTLLLKRSSVTGVVETPNGAHFTSCAPDHGRDEPFQELYATTPYAEFAARFLAGDEQAYQSAVRAWHKEQR; via the coding sequence GTGAGCGACAAGACGATGACCACCGACGAGGTGGTCTCCCGGCTCCACAGCGGGATGACTCTCGGCATCGGCGGCTGGGGCTCGCGCCGCAAGCCGATGGCCCTGGTGAGAGCACTGCTCCGCACCAAGATCACCGATCTCACCGTGGTGTCGTACGGCGGCCCGGACGTCGGCCTGCTCGCCGCCGCGGGCCGGATCCACAGGCTCGTCACCGCCTTCACCACCCTCGACTCGATCCCGCTCGAACCGCACTACCGGGCGGCGCGCGAGCGCGGGGCGTTCGAGCTGACGGAGGTCGACGAGGCGATGTTCATGTGGGGCCTGCACGCCGCCGCGAACCGCCTGCCCTTCCTCCCCGTCCGGGCCGGGCTCGGCTCGGACGTGATGCGGGTCAACCCCGGCCTGCGGACGGTCACTTCGCCGTACGCCGATGCCTCCTCGGGGGTACGGGAGGAGCTCGTCGCCATGCCCGCCCTGCGCCTGGACGCGGCCCTGGTGCACATGAACCGCGCCGACCGCCTGGGCAACGGCCAGTATCTGGGCCCGGACCCGTACTTCGACGACCTGTTCTGCGAGGCGGCCGACGCCGCGTACGTCTCGTGCGAGCGCGTGGTCGACACGGCGGAGCTCACCAAGGAGGCCGCCCCGCAGACGCTGCTGCTGAAGCGGTCGAGCGTGACGGGCGTGGTCGAGACTCCGAACGGCGCGCACTTCACGTCCTGCGCCCCCGACCACGGACGCGACGAGCCCTTCCAGGAGCTCTACGCCACCACGCCGTACGCCGAGTTCGCCGCGCGCTTCCTCGCCGGCGACGAGCAGGCCTACCAGTCCGCCGTACGGGCCTGGCACAAGGAGCAGCGATGA
- a CDS encoding acyl-CoA dehydrogenase family protein — protein MRFLLDPQQRAFADSLDAMLTAADTPSVVRDWSRGDHGGGRALWSRIAKVGVFALAVPEAYEGMGPHPVELAVGFVELGRHAVPGPLVETVAAAALLAGLADPLPAGRLLPSLASGEASATLALDGAYALDGDAATTRLALAAGGLRLAPGHGPVRASLDPARRLTPLAPGGELLSTAPPVAHALVWARLATAAQALGVGLALLDRTVAYVRQRTQFGVPVGSFQAVKHRLADAKIALEFARPLLFGAALTMAPADVAAAKVTACEAAYATARTALQLHGAIGYTAEYDLSLWLAKARALRTAWGTPAECRAEVLSGGARRR, from the coding sequence ATGCGCTTCCTCCTCGACCCGCAGCAGCGGGCGTTCGCCGACTCGCTGGACGCGATGCTGACGGCCGCGGACACCCCGTCGGTCGTACGGGACTGGAGCCGCGGCGACCACGGCGGCGGCCGTGCGCTGTGGTCCCGTATCGCCAAGGTCGGCGTGTTCGCGCTCGCGGTGCCGGAGGCGTACGAGGGGATGGGCCCGCATCCGGTGGAACTGGCCGTGGGCTTCGTCGAGTTGGGACGGCACGCGGTGCCCGGCCCGCTGGTGGAGACGGTCGCGGCGGCCGCCCTGCTGGCCGGGCTGGCGGACCCCCTGCCCGCCGGGCGGCTGCTCCCTTCGCTGGCCTCGGGCGAGGCGTCGGCGACGCTGGCCCTCGACGGGGCGTACGCGCTGGACGGCGACGCGGCGACCACCCGGCTCGCCCTGGCCGCCGGCGGACTACGGCTGGCCCCCGGCCACGGCCCGGTACGCGCCTCCCTGGACCCCGCCCGCCGCCTCACCCCCCTCGCACCCGGCGGTGAACTGCTTTCCACCGCCCCTCCCGTCGCCCATGCCCTCGTCTGGGCCCGGCTCGCCACCGCCGCCCAGGCGCTCGGCGTCGGTCTCGCACTCCTCGACCGGACCGTCGCGTACGTCAGACAGCGCACCCAGTTCGGCGTCCCCGTCGGTTCGTTCCAGGCGGTGAAGCATCGCCTCGCCGACGCGAAGATCGCCCTGGAGTTCGCGCGGCCGCTGCTGTTCGGCGCGGCCCTGACGATGGCGCCCGCCGACGTGGCCGCGGCCAAGGTCACGGCCTGCGAGGCCGCGTACGCCACCGCGCGCACGGCGCTCCAGTTGCACGGCGCGATCGGCTACACCGCGGAGTACGACCTGTCCCTGTGGCTGGCCAAGGCCCGTGCCCTGCGTACCGCGTGGGGCACCCCGGCCGAGTGCCGGGCCGAGGTGCTCAGTGGTGGTGCTCGCCGCCGGTGA